One part of the Crocosphaera sp. UHCC 0190 genome encodes these proteins:
- a CDS encoding DUF433 domain-containing protein, with translation MATLSDIGKFITIEPNNNRPVITGTRTSVRRIAGLYNQGNNAEEISRKLAHLTITQIYAALTYYHANREEIDKDIAEEQTAYEELAKQHYQQNKL, from the coding sequence TTGGCAACTCTTAGCGACATTGGCAAATTTATCACAATTGAGCCGAATAATAATCGTCCAGTCATTACAGGAACTCGAACATCGGTTCGGAGAATTGCTGGTTTATATAATCAAGGCAATAACGCTGAAGAAATATCTAGAAAATTAGCTCACCTGACCATCACTCAAATTTATGCGGCCTTAACCTATTATCATGCTAATCGAGAGGAAATAGATAAAGACATAGCAGAAGAACAAACCGCTTATGAAGAACTCGCCAAACAACATTATCAGCAAAACAAACTTTAA
- a CDS encoding glycoside hydrolase family 75 protein, producing the protein MIKRLFLWGLIAMPSLLFSSLVLAEKEMTFEEMQFKSTPNDISVWEIANAPQFKTSTSLNCRNGVGISSPIVTVIPANTIVDNRAQKNAMDSNDPYVLNVGSNNNGLWVMVHHNNQQCFVRASMRYMIPWWQNAEARSIHNYKPPSLSEIRLGTIPVAQATPIQESFPPKLNPGLKQILRLPGGQIYIDADMDTDADGSPRARQIDPCEGCGNTETSLKYSGISGQAKNVNAEVVPYIALPGNNPRLQDRFYHRMGIQLGDIVAVIYKDRIEYAIFADVGPKNKIGEGSIALKQSLLGREPINTTNLSVQQVISITNSGISKDVIYIVFPNSKLNGLTPENVVEKVRARGKELFRQIAGNPD; encoded by the coding sequence ATGATAAAACGTCTATTTCTCTGGGGATTGATAGCCATGCCCAGCCTCTTGTTTAGCTCGTTGGTATTGGCTGAGAAAGAAATGACTTTTGAAGAAATGCAGTTTAAATCTACACCAAATGATATCTCCGTTTGGGAGATTGCCAACGCGCCTCAATTCAAAACCTCCACATCTTTAAATTGTCGCAACGGCGTTGGTATATCATCTCCAATCGTGACGGTCATTCCGGCAAATACCATTGTTGACAACAGAGCACAGAAAAATGCTATGGACTCTAACGATCCTTATGTTCTTAATGTGGGGTCTAACAATAATGGTTTGTGGGTGATGGTCCACCATAATAATCAACAATGTTTTGTTCGTGCTTCCATGCGATATATGATTCCTTGGTGGCAAAATGCAGAGGCACGAAGCATTCATAACTACAAACCACCTTCTCTTTCCGAAATACGACTCGGTACAATTCCTGTTGCTCAAGCTACGCCAATCCAAGAATCATTCCCACCAAAACTCAACCCTGGACTGAAGCAAATTCTGCGTTTGCCCGGAGGACAAATTTACATCGATGCTGATATGGATACTGATGCTGATGGCTCTCCTCGAGCAAGACAGATTGATCCATGTGAAGGATGTGGCAATACTGAAACTAGCCTTAAATATTCAGGCATATCTGGACAAGCTAAGAATGTAAATGCGGAAGTTGTACCATACATTGCCTTACCGGGGAATAATCCAAGGCTTCAGGATCGTTTTTATCACAGGATGGGCATTCAACTGGGAGATATCGTTGCTGTTATCTACAAAGATCGAATTGAGTATGCCATTTTTGCTGATGTGGGACCAAAAAATAAGATCGGTGAAGGGTCAATTGCGCTCAAACAATCTTTGCTAGGACGAGAACCTATCAATACCACTAACTTAAGTGTTCAGCAGGTAATCAGTATTACCAATAGTGGGATTTCCAAAGATGTGATTTACATTGTTTTCCCAAATTCTAAATTGAATGGATTAACACCTGAAAATGTAGTTGAGAAAGTTCGTGCTAGAGGGAAAGAACTCTTCAGGCAGATCGCTGGCAATCCCGACTAA